In Leptospira montravelensis, the genomic window ACTTTAAATCTTAAAGAGTTAAATCCTTGGTCTCACCGTTTGATCCAATCTTTAAAAGTTATAGTTCTTTTTTATATTTTAATTCCTTATTCTTATTTACCCATTGGAATTGCGGTTCGGTTGGGAAACCTAATTGCTCAAGTTTTTGTAGTATCGGTGCTTCTTGTAGCCATTGTAAATTATAGCACTGGAAATAAACAAGCTAGGTTATTCCTCATAGGATGGGGAACATTACTGTTTGGAATTCTAATGTATACTTTGATGCAAAATGGAATACTACCAGTGAATGTATTTACAATTTATGGAAACCAAATTGGTTCTACATTAGAAGCAGCCATTCTTTCGTTAGCCCTTGCTAATAAAATTAATGAATTAAAAGAAGAAAAATCAAAAACACAGGCCGAAGCTCTAGTAACTCTTGAAGAGAAAGTAAGAGAAAGAACCAAAACATTAGATGAATCTTTAAATTTGATTAAAAAAGATTTGAATGTAGCAAAAAAAATTCAAAAAACTTTATTCTCAGATATTAAAACAAGTGATCCAAGAATTCACTTTCATTCCTATTACCAGTCAATGTCAGAAGTTGGTGGTGATTTTTACGACCTAACACAAGTAAAACCAGACTATTATCGGATTTTTGTAGCAGATGCGACAGGTCATGGAATACAGGCCGCACTAATCACGATGGCAATCAAAGCGGAATACGAATCACTTAAAATGATTTATGATCATCCTGATGATTTAGTTTTTCACATGAACCAAATATTTATTAATAAATATAGTAATGTCCAAACAATATTTACATGTTCCGTTTGTGATATTGATTTAAAAAACAAATTGTTATTTTATGCTTCAGCCGGACATCCAGACCAAATCCATCAAAGAATTTACGATATAAAACTCCTACCAAGAACTGGAAAAATTATTGGTCTTATGGATCATACCCAATACCGACTCATCGAACATCAAATAGAAGAAGGTGATCGTATTTTTCTTTTTACCGATGGAATTTTTGAACAATTTAACGAAGAAAAAGAACTTTTTGGTGAAGATCGTCTGTATGAAATTTTAAAAGAGAACCTAAAGATGAGTTTGGATCATACGATGGCAAAAGTACTTAGTGAGCTAACTTCATTTACGGAAGGTGATGCAAAACAAGATGACATCACATTTATAGGTTGCGAAATTCAAAGTCTAAACTGACTTTGATACCATGTCCTATTCCGAAATTCCCGTTTTCGCAAAACCATTCATTCATCCAGCCGCCACTGCCTTTGGTATGATCGAATTTGGAACTTCCGTATCTTTATGGCCGGGTGCTGTCGTTCGTGCTGACATGAACACAATCAATTTAGGAAGTTATGTCAATATCCAGGACAATTCCACTTTACATACCGATAGCACAAGCCCCATCTCTATCGGCGAATGGACATTAGTTGGTCATAATGTAATGATTCACGGTTGTAAAATCGGTAAAGGTGTTCTGATAGGAATTGGTTCTGTCGTTCTCGACAATGCCGAAATTGGGGATGGATCTCAAATTGCAGCTGGTTGTATGATCCGTGGAGGGAAAAAAATCCCCCCACGTTCTCTTGTGGTTCCAAATGGTTCCGATATAAAAATTTTTCCTGGCAAAGCAAAACCAGAGTTAACTGTAGCAGGATGTATTGAATACGCACACCTATCCGTTCGTTTTGAAAAAAATATCTTTGTTCCGTTTCGAAAAGAAGAAGAGGTTCAATTTGTAAACCAAGCCAAAGAAATTATAGAAAAGTTAGGTATCTAACTTTTTAAACTAACAATTCTTATTCTCTAAACCTGATTCCTTTTATGAAAAAAATTATAGATAAATTGCAAGTTCTTGGAATTTTTTCCATTACACAAACTGTATTTCAAATTGGAACCGTGATGATTATGGCAGTTTCGGCTCTCGCAGGACAAACCATTGCACCTTCCCCTGAATCTGCTTCCTTGCCAATATCTTTTGTAGTCTTAGGAACACTCCTTGGGCTTGTGCCAGCTTCTCGCTTGATGAAATGGAAAGGTAGTAAATTTGGTTTACTCACTGGAACACTAATTGGAATTTTGGGCGCAATTCTTGCTTCTTACGCTATGTATGAAAGGAATTTCAACCTTTTTTCCGTAGCACATTTGTTATACGGTTTCCATCAAGCATTTGTACAATACTTACGTTTTGTAGCTATGGAATCCGTTCCTACCCATGATAGGGCAAATGCTCTATCTTGGTTATTGGTTGCAGGAATTCCTGCGGCGTTTTTAGGTCCACTGGCTGGACTCCAAGGAAAAGAACTTTTTCCAAACTCATTATATTTGGGATGTTATTTAATTTTAATCTCCAGTTTATCTTTACAATTTATATTTATATTATTTTTACCAACACCTAACAAAGAAATTTCAATTTCTTCAAAAGACAATTTAGATCTTTCTCCAAGATTGGTTGCTAGGCCCTTTTCCTACCATATCCAAAATTTAGGACTTTGGGTTTCAATTTTAGCAACTGCTTTTAGTTTTGGACTGATGGCAATGCTTATGTCGGCCGTTCCTGTGGCAATGAAATCACATGGCCACGAAATGCATGCTTCGACAAAAGTGTTACAATGGCATGTGTTAGGAATGTACATTCCTTCTTTTTTCTCAGGCCAATTAGTTCGTAAAATGACGGCTCCATATTTGATTCTTTTAGGAATCTTCGTGATGGGACTAGAAAGTTTTGCCGCCTTACAAGGTACAGACTTTTTACCTTTTGTTTTGGCACTGATTCTACTTGGTATCGGATGGAATTTTATGTATGTTGGAGGGACAAACTTACTTGTAGAACAATACCATCCTTCAGAAAAAAACACAATTCAAGCAGTCAATGATACCATTGTATATTCATTTGCGATCCTTTCCACCTATAGCGCAGGTTATTTGGAACACAAAATAGGATGGTTGTCTCTCAATTTAGTGAGTATTCCTTTTTTGGTTTTAGTTGCTATTTTTACCATGTATT contains:
- a CDS encoding gamma carbonic anhydrase family protein codes for the protein MPVFAKPFIHPAATAFGMIEFGTSVSLWPGAVVRADMNTINLGSYVNIQDNSTLHTDSTSPISIGEWTLVGHNVMIHGCKIGKGVLIGIGSVVLDNAEIGDGSQIAAGCMIRGGKKIPPRSLVVPNGSDIKIFPGKAKPELTVAGCIEYAHLSVRFEKNIFVPFRKEEEVQFVNQAKEIIEKLGI
- a CDS encoding 7TM diverse intracellular signaling domain-containing protein, translating into MRTLLTVILSGLLLSCSRLEIQKSISDDSFVPQKIDYAIAPNIDTNFQKLRWTPIFKNNLSLGFQSEHVYLRIKAINPTPFNKLILDLGNPHLDMVRVYEEGNPEPLKEGGDFIAHSHWDAFSKSIAFELDWKENETKTLILETKSSSNISYLIRFYSKETFYLKENLENTILGFFYGTIFIMVIYNLFIFFILKEKAYITYSISIFFNLMLQMYLNGILNQIFTLDHPEIHNRIGSIIVTCSALSGWTFAQQTLNLKELNPWSHRLIQSLKVIVLFYILIPYSYLPIGIAVRLGNLIAQVFVVSVLLVAIVNYSTGNKQARLFLIGWGTLLFGILMYTLMQNGILPVNVFTIYGNQIGSTLEAAILSLALANKINELKEEKSKTQAEALVTLEEKVRERTKTLDESLNLIKKDLNVAKKIQKTLFSDIKTSDPRIHFHSYYQSMSEVGGDFYDLTQVKPDYYRIFVADATGHGIQAALITMAIKAEYESLKMIYDHPDDLVFHMNQIFINKYSNVQTIFTCSVCDIDLKNKLLFYASAGHPDQIHQRIYDIKLLPRTGKIIGLMDHTQYRLIEHQIEEGDRIFLFTDGIFEQFNEEKELFGEDRLYEILKENLKMSLDHTMAKVLSELTSFTEGDAKQDDITFIGCEIQSLN
- a CDS encoding MFS transporter, with amino-acid sequence MKKIIDKLQVLGIFSITQTVFQIGTVMIMAVSALAGQTIAPSPESASLPISFVVLGTLLGLVPASRLMKWKGSKFGLLTGTLIGILGAILASYAMYERNFNLFSVAHLLYGFHQAFVQYLRFVAMESVPTHDRANALSWLLVAGIPAAFLGPLAGLQGKELFPNSLYLGCYLILISSLSLQFIFILFLPTPNKEISISSKDNLDLSPRLVARPFSYHIQNLGLWVSILATAFSFGLMAMLMSAVPVAMKSHGHEMHASTKVLQWHVLGMYIPSFFSGQLVRKMTAPYLILLGIFVMGLESFAALQGTDFLPFVLALILLGIGWNFMYVGGTNLLVEQYHPSEKNTIQAVNDTIVYSFAILSTYSAGYLEHKIGWLSLNLVSIPFLVLVAIFTMYYIQTKQNKA